Proteins co-encoded in one Garra rufa chromosome 21, GarRuf1.0, whole genome shotgun sequence genomic window:
- the hectd1 gene encoding E3 ubiquitin-protein ligase HECTD1 isoform X4, with translation MADVDPDTLLEWLQMGQGDERDMQLIALEQLCMLLLMSDNVDRCFETCPPRTFLPALCKIFLDESAPDNVLEVTARAITYYLDVSAECTRRIVGVDGAIKALCNRLVVVELNNRTSRDLAEQCVKVLELICTRESGAVFEAGGLNCVLSFIRDSGHLVHKDTLHSAMAVVSRLCSKMEPQDSSLETCVESLSSLLKHEDHQVSDGALRCFASLADRFTRRGVDPAPLAKHGLTEELLSRMAAAGGTASGPSSTCKPGRTSSGATPSAADSKLSNQVSTIVSLLSTLCRGSPLVTHDLLRSELPDSMESALQGDERCVLDTMRLVDLLLVLLFEGRKALPKSTAGSTGRIPGLRRLDSSGERSHRQLIDCIRSKDTDALIDAIDTGAFEVNFMDDVGQTLLNWASAFGTQEMVEFLCERGADVNRGQRSSSLHYAACFGRPQVAKTLLRHGANPDLRDEDGKTPLDKARERGHSEVVAILQSPGDWMCPVNKGDDKKKKDVNKEEEEGSEPKGDPEMAPIYLKRLLPVFAQTFQQTMLPSIRKASLALIRKMVHYSSEILLKEVCDSDAGHNLPTVLVEITATVLDQEDDDDGHLLALQIIRDLVDKGGDVFLDQLARLGVINKVSTLAGPTSDDENEEEAKPEKDDEPQEDAKEIQQGKPYHWRDWSIIRGRDCLYIWSDAAALELSNGSNGWFRFILDGKLATMYSSGSPEGGSDSSESRSEFLEKLQRARSQVKPVTASQPILSTQGPTKLTVGNWSLTCLKEGEIAIHNSDGQQATILKEDLPGFVFESNRGTKHSFTAETSLGSEFVTGWTGKRGRKLKSKLEKTKQKVKTMARDLYDDHFKAVESMPRGVVVTLRNIATQLESAWELHTNRQCIEGENTWRDLMKTALENLIVVLKDENTISPYEMCSSGLVQALFTVLSNSVELDMKHDCKPLMERINVFKTAFTENEDDESRPAVALIRKLIAVLESIERLPLHLYDTPGSTYNLQILTRRLRFRLERAPGETALIDRTGRMLKMEPLATVESLEQYLLKMVAKQWYDFDRSSFIFVRKLREGQSFTFRHQHDFDENGIVYWIGTNAKTAYEWVNPAAYGLVVVTSSEGRNLPYGRLEDILSRDSSALNCHTNDDKNAWFAIDLGLWVIPSAYTLRHARGYGRSALRNWVFQVSKDGQNWMTLYTHVDDSSLNEPGSTATWPLDPSKDEKQGWRHIRIKQMGKNASGQTHYLSLSGLEIYGTVTGVCEDQLGKAVKEAEANLRRQRRLFRSQVMKYIVPGARVVRGIDWKWRDQDGNPAGEGTVTGEAHNGWIDVTWDAGGSNSYRMGAEGKFDLKLAPGYDPESAPSPKPVSSTVAGTPQSWSSLVKNNCPDKGGSSSTAGASSSSRKGSSSSVCSVASSSDISLSSTRVERRVESLLEQGVSIVGGPPGAEGQEPIVVLSTAEAGSASSTSTLTADTGSESGERKTPAPDGTSRQSAESTAISMGIVSVSSPDVSSVSESSSKDAASQRPLCSATSARLSVSSLLAAGAPMSSSASVPNLSSREASLMESFVRRAPNMSRTNATNNMNLSRSSSDNNTNTLGRNVMSTATSPLMGAQSFPNLTTTGTTSTVTMSTSIVTSSNNVATATTGLSVGQLLSNTLTTSLTSTSSESDTGQEAEFSLYDFLDSCRANTLLAELDDEEDLPEPDDDDDENEDDNQEEQEYEEVLVRSRVNLGYHVHIHREEEEYETKGGRRRTWDDDFVLKRQFSALVPAFDPRPGRTNVQQTTDLEIPPPGTPRSEVQEEVECTPSPRLALILKVAGLGTTREVELPLNNYKSTIFYYVQKLLQLSCNGAIKPDKLRRIWEPTYTIMYRELKDSDKERESGKMDFCERGCRSSGLSSGTLSATQSCDILSAAREQAQAKAGSGQSACSVEDVLQLLRILFTIGGEPLSGRTLQEDVEELQFNASPEEFTSKKITTKILQQIEEPLALASGALPDWCEQLTSKCPFLIPFETRQLYFTCTAFGASRAIVWLQNRREATMERSRPSTTVRRDDPGEFRVGRLKHERVKVPRGESMMEWAESVMQIHADRKSVLEVEFQGEEGTGLGPTLEFYALVAAEFQRTSLGIWLCDDDFPDDESRQVDLGGGLKPPGYYVQRSCGLFPAPFPQDSDELERITKLFLFLGIFLAKCIQDNRLVDLPISQPFFKLLCMGDIKSNMSKLLHQTRVESDCHFSEIQSEASTEEGQDTYSVGSFDEDSKSEFILDPPKPKPPAWYHGILTWEDFELVNPHRAQFLKELKALSVKRRQILGNKSLSEDEKNTRLQDLMLKNPMGSGPPLSVEDLGLNFQFCPSSKVHGFSSVDLKPNGEDEMVTMENAEEYVELMFDFCMHTGIQKQMEAFREGFNRVFPMEKLSSFSHKEVQMILCGNQSPSWTAEDIVNYTEPKLGYTRDSPGFLRFVRVLCGMSSDERKAFLQFTTGCSTLPPGGLANLHPRLTIVRKVDATDASYPSVNTCVHYLKLPEYSSEEIMRERLLAATMEKGFHLN, from the exons GTGTCTGATGGAGCTTTGCGTTGCTTCGCTTCACTGGCTGACCGGTTTACACGGCGTGGAGTTGATCCAGCCCCATTAGCTAAGCACGGACTGACAGAAGAGCTGCTGTCCCGTATGGCTGCAGCAGGAGGGACAGCATCTGGACCCTCCTCCACCTGCAAGCCTGGCAGGACCTCTAGTGGAGCCACTCCATCTGCTGCAGACTCTAAACTGAGCAACCAAGTGTCCACTATTGTCAGCCTTCTGTCCACACTATGCAGAGGCTCACCACTTGTCACACAT GATCTTCTGCGCTCAGAGCTGCCTGACTCTATGGAGAGTGCTTTGCAGGGGGATGAGCGCTGTGTGCTGGACACCATGCGGCTGGTGGATTTACTGCTGGTGCTGCTCTTTGAGGGCCGCAAGGCTTTGCCCAAGTCTACAGCTGGTTCTACCGGCCGTATCCCTGGTCTGCGGCGTCTCGACAGCTCTGGGGAACGCTCCCACCGACAGCTTATTGACTGTATACGCAGCAAAGACACCGATGCTCTCATTGATGCCATTGACACCGGTG CATTTGAAGTTAATTTCATGGATGATGTAGGACAGACTCTCTTGAACTGGGCATCAGCATTTGGAACACAAGAGATG GTGGAGTTCCTCTGCGAGAGAGGTGCTGATGTAAATAGAGGTCAGAGGTCATCCTCTCTGCACTATGCTGCCTGTTTTGGCAGGCCACAAGTAGCCAAG ACTTTACTGCGCCATGGGGCCAACCCTGACTTGAGAGATGAAGATGGGAAAACTCCGTTAGACAAAGCTAGAGAGAGAGGACACAGCGAGGTTGTAGCAATTCTCCAGTCTCCTG GAGACTGGATGTGTCCTGTCAACAAGGGGGATGACAAGAAAAAGAAGGATGTTaataaagaagaagaagaggGCAGTGAGCCGAAAGGTGACCCTGAGATGGCACCTATCTACCTGAAAAGGCTGCTTCCAGTATTTGCACAAACCTTTCAGCAAACCATGCTGCCTTCAATAAG GAAAGCTAGTTTAGCTCTGATCAGAAAGATGGTGCACTACAGTTCTGAAATTCTACTTAAGGAAGTTTGTGACTCTGATGCTGGACACAACTTACCCACTGTACTTGTGGAGATCACTGCTACTGTGCTGGATCAGGAG gatgatgatgatggtcaCCTGCTGGCACTGCAGATCATTAGGGATCTAGTGGATAAGGGAGGTGACGTGTTCTTAGATCAGCTGGCCAGGCTGGGTGTCATTAATAAGGTGTCCACTCTGGCAGGACCCACATCAGATGATGAAAATGAGGAAGAGGCCAAACCTGAGAAG GATGATGAACCACAAGAGGATGCCAAAGAGATCCAGCAAGGGAAGCCTTACCACTGGAGAGACTGGTCTATCATCAGAGGCAGAGACTGCCTTTATATCTGGAGTGATGCAGCTGCTTTAGAGCTTTCCAATGGCAGCAATGGCTGGTTCCGCTTCATCCTGGATGGTAAACTGGCCACCATGTACTCCAGTGGAAGCCCGGAGGGTGGCTCTGACAGCTCAG AGAGCAGAAGTGAGTTTCTGGAGAAGCTGCAGCGTGCCAGAAGTCAGGTCAAACCGGTGACAGCCAGCCAGCCCATCCTGTCCACCCAGGGGCCCACCAAACTCACTGTGGGTAACTGGTCGCTAACTTGCCTGAAAGAGGGTGAGATTGCCATCCATAACTCAGATGGCCAGCAGGCCACTATCCTCAAAGAGGACCTTCCGGGCTTTGTGTTTGAGTCAAACCGAGGCACTAAGCATTCTTTCACTGCAGAAACCTCTCTAG GGTCTGAGTTTGTTACTGGCTGGACTGGTAAGCGAGGAAGAAAGCTCAAATCTAAATtggaaaaaactaaacaaaag GTAAAAACCATGGCTAGAGATTTGTATGACGATCACTTCAAGGCTGTGGAGAGTATGCCGAGAGGTGTAGTGGTCACTCTGAGAAACATCGCCACACAGCTAGAGTCTGCTTGGGAGCTACACACTAACAGACAG tgcaTTGAAGGTGAAAACACATGGCGAGACCTCATGAAAACTGCTCTGGAGAATTTAATTGTCGTTCTCAAAGATGAGAACACCATTTCTCCATATGAAATGTGCAGCAGTGGCCTCGTGCAAGCACTTTTTACTGTCCTCAGCAAT AGTGTGGAGCTAGACATGAAACATGATTGTAAGCCTCTGATGGAAAGAATAAATGTGTTCAAGACTGCGTTTACTGAAAACGAGGATGACGAAAG CCGACCAGCAGTTGCCTTAATCCGCAAACTGATAGCAGTGTTGGAGTCAATTGAGCGGCTACCTCTCCACTTATATGATACACCAGGCTCAACATATAATTTACAG ATACTGACAAGGAGGTTACGCTTCCGTTTGGAGCGTGCTCCAGGTGAAACAGCCCTGATTGACCGAACTGGTCGAATGCTAAAGATGGAGCCCCTGGCCACTGTCGAGTCACTGGAGCAGTATCTGCTCAAAATG GTGGCCAAGCAGTGGTATGACTTTGACAGGTCCTCATTCATCTTTGTTAGGAAGCTCAGAGAGGGTCAGAGCTTCACCTTCAGGCACCAGCATGACTTTGACGAGAATGGAATCGTATACTGGATTGGTACCAATGCGAA GACCGCATATGAATGGGTGAACCCTGCTGCTTACGGATTAGTGGTTGTGACTTCCTCGGAGGGCAGAAACTTGCCTTACGGCCGGCTTGAAGACATCCTGAGCAGAGACAGCTCTGCCCTCAATTGTCACACCAACGATGACAAAAACGCCTGGTTTGCCATCGATCTTGGTTTATGGGTCATCCCCTCTGCATACACGCTTCGCCACGCTCGTGGATACGGTCGATCCGCCCTTCGGAATTGGGTTTTTCAAGTGTCCAAAGACGGACAGAACTGGATGACTCTCTACACCCATGTGGATGACAGCTCTCTCAATGAGCCAGG GTCGACAGCCACATGGCCTCTGGATCCATCCAAAGATGAAAAGCAGGGCTGGAGACACATTCGTATTAAACAGATGGGGAAGAATGCCAGCGGACAAACACACTACCTCTCCCTGTCTGGTCTAGAGATCTATGGCACTGTTACTGGTGTGTGTGAGGACCAGCTGG GTAAAGCAGTGAAGGAGGCAGAGGCCAACCTGAGACGGCAACGCCGACTCTTTCGCTCTCAGGTGATGAAGTACATTGTACCGGGGGCGCGGGTGGTGCGCGGTATCGACTGGAAGTGGAGGGACCAGGATGGCAATCCTGCCGGAGAGGGCACTGTGACCGGAGAGGCTCATAATG GCTGGATTGATGTCACCTGGGATGCCGGTGGCTCAAACTCGTATCGTATGGGTGCGGAAGGGAAGTTTGACCTCAAGCTTGCGCCAGGGTACGACCCTGAATCAGCGCCGTCACCCAAACCTGTTTCATCCACTGTTGCAGGCACGCCGCAGTCCTGGAGCAGCCTGGTGAAAAATAACTGTCCAGACAAGGGTGGCTCATCCTCCACAGCGGGGGCCAGTTCCTCTAGCCGCAAGGGTAGTAGCAGTTCGGTGTGTAGCGTGGCCAGCAGCAGCGATATAAGCCTCAGCTCCACCAGAGTGGAGCGCAGAGTCGAGAGCCTGTTGGAGCAGGGAGTAAGCATCGTCGGAGGGCCCCCGGGGGCAGAGGGCCAAGAACCCATAGTTGTGCTTTCCACAGCCGAAGCTGGCTCTGCCTCCAGCACCAGCACACTAACTGCGGACACAGGAAGTGAAAGTGGCGAACGTAAAACACCAGCACCCGATGGCACTTCAAGACAGTCGGCTGAGTCGACAGCCATCTCTATGGGAATCGTGAGCGTGAGCTCGCCGGACGTCAGCTCGGTTTCGGAGTCATCTAGTAAGGACGCTGCATCCCAGAGGCCCTTGTGCTCTGCCACCAGTGCGCGGCTCTCCGTCAGCTCGCTTTTGGCAGCTGGAGCACCCATGAGCTCAAGTGCCAGCGTCCCCAACTTGTCATCTCGCGAGGCCAGCCTGATGGAGTCGTTCGTTCGCAGAGCGCCCAACATGTCTCGCACCAATGCCACCAACAACATGAACCTGAGCCGAAGCAGCAGCGATAACAACACTAACACGCTGGGACGCAATGTAATGAGCACTGCCA CTTCTCCTCTCATGGGTGCGCAGAGCTTTCCTAACCTTACAACCACTGGTACCACCTCAACTGTTACAATGTCCACCTCCATAGTAACCAGCAGCAATAATGTAGCCACGGCAACTACAGGTTTGTCCGTCGGCCAGTTGCTCAGTAACACGCTGACGACCAGCCTGACCTCTACATCTAGTGAAAGTGACACAGGTCAGGAGGCTGAGTTTTCCCTCTATG ACTTCCTGGACAGCTGTCGGGCCAATACATTGCTTGCAGAGTTGGATGACGAAGAGGACTTGCCAGAGCCAGATGACGATGATGATGAGAATGAGGATGACAATCAGGAGGAACAGGAGTATGAGGAAGTTCTGGTACGGTCCAGGGTCAACCTTGGTTACCACGTTCATATTCATAGG GAGGAAGAGGAGTATGAAACCAAAGGCGGTCGGCGCAGAACCTGGGACGACGACTTTGTGCTGAAACGGCAGTTTTCTGCTTTAGTACCTGCATTTGACCCCAGACCAGGCCGGACTAACGTCCAGCAAACTACTGACCTGGAAATCCCTCCACCAG GTACGCCTCGCTCAGAGGTACAGGAGGAGGTGGAGTGCACGCCTTCACCCCGTCTGGCTCTCATCCTGAAAGTAGCAGGTCTAGGGACAACTCGAGAAGTAGAACTACCTCTCAACAACTACAAGTCCACCATTTTCTATTATGTCCAAAAGCTTCTCCAGCTCTCATGCAATGGTGCTATTAAACCCGACAAGCTTAGACGCATCTGGGAACCTACGTATAC GATAATGTACAGAGAGTTGAAGGATTCTgacaaagaaagagaaagcggaaAAATG GACTTCTGTGAGCGTGGCTGCAGATCTTCAGGCCTGAGTTCAGGGACGTTGTCCGCCACGCAGAGCTGTGACATTCTGAGTGCTGCACGCGAGCAGGCTCAGGCCAAGGCGGGCTCAGGACAGAGTGCCTGCAGTGTAGAGGACGTACTGCAGCTCTTGCGCATCCTCTTTACCATCGGAGGAGAACCCTTATCCGGCCGCACACTACAGGAAG ATGTGGAGGAGCTGCAGTTCAATGCATCACCTGAGGAATTCACCAGCAAAAAAATCACAACCAAAATCCTGCAGCAGATCGAG GAACCACTGGCCCTGGCTAGCGGTGCTCTCCCAGACTGGTGTGAACAGTTAACCAGCAAGTGTCCTTTCCTCATACCATTTGAAACCCGGCAGCTTTATTTTACCTGCACTGCATTTGGAGCCTCCAG GGCTATTGTCTGGCTCCAGAACCGAAGAGAAGCCACTATGGAACGTTCCCGGCCATCCACAACGGTTCGCCGTGATGATCCTGGCGAGTTCCGTGTGGGTAGGCTCAAGCACGAGCGTGTTAAGGTGCCTCGCGGAGAGAGTATGATGGAGTGGGCTGAGAGTGTGATGCAGATACATGCTGACAGAAAGTCTGTACTAGAG GTGGAGTTCCAGGGAGAGGAGGGCACTGGTCTTGGACCCACCCTGGAGTTCTACGCTCTTGTGGCTGCAGAGTTCCAGAGAACTTCTCTTGGAATCTGGCTCTGTGACGACGACTTCCCAGATGATGAGTCACGTCAA GTGGATCTGGGCGGTGGCTTGAAACCACCAGGCTATTATGTGCAGCGTTCCTGCGGCCTTTTCCCTGCTCCCTTCCCTCAGGACAGTGATGAACTGGAGCGTATCACCAAGCTTTTCCTGTTCCTTGGCATCTTTTTAGCAAAATGCATCCAGGATAACCGGCTTGTGGACCTGCCCATATCCCAGCCTTTCTTCAAACTGCTCTGTATGGGTGACATCAAAAGCAACATGAGCAAGCTACTTCATCAAACTCGTGTCGAGTCAGACTGCCACTTCTCTGAAATCCAGTCTGAAGCCTCCACCGAGGAGGGTCAGGACACGTACTCAGTGGGTAGCTTTGATGAAGACTCCAAGTCCGAGTTCATCCTTGACCCACCAAAGCCCAAGCCACCAGCTTGGTATCACGGCATCTTGACCTGGGAGGACTTTGAACTGGTGAATCCTCACAGAGCACAGTTTCTGAAAGAGCTGAAGGCACTGTCTGTGAAGCGCAGACAGATTTTGGGCAATAAGAGTCTGTCAGAGGATGAGAAGAACACACGGCTACAGGATCTCATGCTGAAGAACCCTATGGGCTCTGGTCCACCACTTAGTGTAGAAGATCTAGG aTTAAATTTCCAGTTCTGTCCGTCATCCAAAGTGCATGGTTTCTCATCAGTAGACTTGAAGCCCAATGGAGAGGATGAG ATGGTCACCATGGAAAATGCAGAGGAGTACGTAGAGCTCATGTTTGACTTCTGCATGCACACAGGAATCCAGAAGCAAATGGAAGCTTTTAGAG AGGGCTTTAACAGGGTGTTTCCTATGGAGAAGCTCAGCTCATTTAGTCATAAAGAGGTGCAGATGATCTTGTGTGGCAACCAGTCTCCATCCTGGACCGCTGAAGATATTGTTAACTACACAGAACCTAAACTTGGCTACACACGAGACAG TCCTGGTTTCTTGCGCTTTGTTCGAGTGCTGTGTGGAATGTCATCAGATGAGAGGAAAGCCTTCCTCCAATTCACCACAGGCTGTTCAACTCTGCCCCCTGGTGGACTGGCCAACCTCCATCCACGTCTCACAATAGTCCGAAAG